A region from the Lysobacter antibioticus genome encodes:
- a CDS encoding McrC family protein: MNPALRAFEHTPVPITALPTANSLGLDEVQRLEAVCLLRPGLCEFGRSTVRFAQYCGVLCIGERILEILPKTDRTTADAAPAHDMLLRMLRVVHDLPSPPLGSGSHDVIRSPLIELFAGRFLAETMRLVKAGLLKSYVSRSENSATVRGRIDWPRHLRANAGRQDRAWCEFDELTHDVAVNRVLVLALLHLRDWLVAPTLIRLWHELMAAFDGIAPARRDEIERLCLDRQSRRYAAALKWARWIIEGLSPSLRAGAATAPALLFDMNQLFERYVAIKLARQAPPGWVVECQYDDRHLARVLVGEQSSQPAYRLKPDLLVRRADRIVMIADTKWKRLERDRYGKIRPSTDDMYQLNAYATAFQECGELALIYPCFDGLAADTLETTMRYELAGPSGSQSRRVHVAAVDLMDDVLRVRVGSSGDVLRRLAA, encoded by the coding sequence GTGAATCCCGCGTTGAGAGCCTTCGAACACACGCCGGTGCCGATCACGGCTCTGCCGACCGCGAATAGTCTCGGCCTCGACGAGGTCCAGCGTCTGGAAGCGGTCTGCCTGCTGCGCCCGGGGCTGTGCGAATTCGGACGGAGCACGGTGCGCTTCGCCCAGTACTGCGGCGTGCTGTGCATCGGCGAGCGCATCCTGGAAATTCTGCCAAAAACCGACCGCACCACGGCCGATGCGGCGCCGGCTCACGACATGCTGTTGCGGATGTTGCGAGTGGTGCACGACCTGCCGTCGCCGCCGCTCGGATCCGGTTCGCACGACGTGATCCGCTCGCCGTTGATCGAATTGTTCGCCGGGCGTTTCCTTGCCGAGACCATGCGCCTGGTCAAGGCCGGGTTGCTGAAGTCCTATGTGTCGCGGTCCGAGAATTCGGCGACGGTGCGCGGCCGCATCGACTGGCCTCGGCATTTGCGCGCCAATGCGGGCCGACAGGATCGTGCCTGGTGCGAGTTCGACGAGCTCACCCACGATGTCGCGGTGAATCGGGTGCTCGTGCTCGCCCTGCTGCACCTGCGCGACTGGCTGGTCGCGCCGACGTTGATCCGGCTATGGCATGAGCTGATGGCCGCGTTCGACGGCATCGCGCCGGCGCGTCGCGACGAGATCGAGCGGTTGTGCTTGGATCGCCAAAGCCGTCGCTATGCCGCGGCTTTGAAGTGGGCGCGCTGGATCATCGAGGGTCTGTCGCCTTCGCTGCGCGCCGGAGCAGCCACGGCGCCCGCGCTGCTATTCGACATGAACCAGTTATTCGAACGCTATGTGGCGATCAAGCTGGCCCGGCAGGCGCCGCCCGGTTGGGTGGTCGAATGCCAGTACGACGACCGGCATCTGGCCCGGGTCCTGGTCGGCGAGCAGAGTTCGCAGCCGGCCTACCGCCTCAAGCCGGACCTGCTGGTGCGTCGCGCCGACCGCATCGTGATGATCGCCGACACCAAATGGAAGCGGCTGGAGCGCGACCGCTACGGCAAGATCCGCCCGTCCACCGATGATATGTACCAACTCAACGCCTATGCCACCGCGTTCCAGGAATGCGGCGAGCTGGCGCTGATCTATCCCTGTTTCGACGGCCTGGCCGCGGACACCCTGGAGACGACGATGCGCTACGAATTGGCCGGCCCGAGCGGATCGCAGTCGCGGCGCGTGCACGTGGCCGCGGTCGATCTGATGGACGATGTGCTGCGGGTTCGGGTCGGCTCGAGCGGCGACGTGCTGCGCAGGTTGGCGGCATGA
- a CDS encoding McrB family protein, whose translation MHGQAVEDLALMREVAQRHERLLKVALGWRKDHPGFTFALRTRDNPKRNRLEAGYWFQGNEYYLFFAPFKLSDSNNKTRTIGLVFSLKNGQIRKAYIEIVYGSIQDPVLCRVHERLLQALGMEVTPRKECKKTIPASSPEEAFVYFMNHVYPVAQQIIADEGVEGRFFITQEEFESAMERLPRGRRRPRPPSTLEALWKPQPPASVVPVAEPRTKAVNTIYYGPPGTGKTRKYEELRSDPRYRTEAQALSADARDERRVGSAPWHAVITAALLDVGGSARVPQLRTHAWVQASARLRGRTRNLKETLWGQLQSHAPLDSATVRTSARTGAVLFDKDADSVWRLLPEWRDNAPDLAEAVDAIVDGLDFQQQANVAESRLSLVTFHPSYSYEDFVEGIRPVPADGDDGRVEFRVQPGLFKELCRVAHLHPQQRYALFIDEINRANLAKVFGELIALIEPDKRVTAGAEPGEGSGLWVILPASHELFGVPDNLDLYATMNTADRSIALMDLALRRRFRFEETPPLPEEIKGGDGNGGVIADGVRVDLPLLLRKLNQRIEYLLDRDHCIGHAYFLEVRSLDDLRDCFRDRIIPLLQEYFFDDWGRIQRVLGSMGKADRSPFVEALDVDAIDLFGVHVSDLPRIPRYRIELTDASQSWSAADFRSLYSQGDEDIDDDEAELGDGAEP comes from the coding sequence ATGCATGGACAGGCCGTAGAGGACCTTGCGCTGATGCGCGAGGTGGCGCAGCGCCACGAACGTTTGTTGAAGGTGGCGCTGGGCTGGCGCAAGGACCATCCGGGGTTCACCTTCGCATTGCGCACGCGCGACAACCCCAAACGCAATCGCCTCGAAGCCGGCTACTGGTTTCAGGGCAACGAGTACTACCTGTTCTTCGCCCCGTTCAAGCTCAGCGATTCGAACAACAAGACCCGCACCATCGGCCTGGTGTTCTCGCTGAAGAACGGCCAGATCCGCAAGGCCTACATCGAGATCGTCTACGGCAGCATCCAGGACCCGGTGCTGTGCCGGGTGCACGAGCGCCTGCTGCAGGCGCTGGGCATGGAGGTGACGCCGCGCAAGGAGTGCAAGAAGACCATCCCGGCCTCGTCGCCGGAAGAAGCCTTCGTCTACTTCATGAACCACGTCTACCCGGTCGCCCAGCAGATCATCGCCGACGAAGGCGTGGAAGGGCGGTTCTTCATCACCCAGGAGGAATTCGAATCGGCGATGGAACGGCTACCGCGCGGGCGCCGCCGGCCGCGGCCGCCGTCCACGCTTGAGGCTCTGTGGAAGCCGCAGCCTCCGGCCAGCGTCGTGCCGGTGGCGGAGCCACGGACCAAGGCGGTCAATACGATCTATTACGGGCCGCCCGGCACCGGCAAGACCCGCAAATACGAGGAGCTGCGCAGCGATCCGCGTTACCGCACCGAAGCACAGGCGCTGTCGGCCGACGCGCGCGACGAGCGGCGTGTGGGCTCGGCGCCGTGGCACGCAGTCATCACCGCGGCGCTGCTCGACGTCGGGGGCTCGGCGCGAGTGCCGCAGCTGCGCACGCATGCGTGGGTCCAAGCCTCGGCGCGGCTGCGCGGACGTACCCGCAATCTGAAGGAAACTCTGTGGGGGCAATTGCAGTCGCATGCCCCCTTGGACTCGGCGACCGTGCGCACCAGCGCCCGTACCGGTGCGGTGTTGTTCGACAAGGACGCGGACTCGGTCTGGCGTTTGCTGCCCGAATGGCGCGATAACGCGCCGGACCTGGCCGAGGCGGTCGATGCCATCGTCGACGGCCTCGACTTTCAGCAACAGGCCAACGTGGCCGAGTCGCGCCTGAGCCTGGTGACCTTCCATCCGAGTTACTCCTACGAGGACTTCGTCGAGGGCATCCGGCCGGTGCCGGCCGACGGCGACGACGGGCGCGTCGAGTTTCGGGTCCAGCCCGGCTTGTTCAAGGAGCTCTGTCGCGTCGCTCACCTGCATCCGCAGCAGCGCTACGCCTTGTTCATCGACGAAATCAACCGCGCCAACCTGGCCAAGGTGTTCGGCGAGTTGATCGCCCTGATCGAACCCGACAAGCGCGTGACCGCCGGCGCCGAGCCGGGCGAAGGCAGCGGCCTGTGGGTGATACTGCCGGCCAGCCACGAATTATTCGGGGTGCCGGACAACCTCGACCTTTACGCCACCATGAACACCGCCGATCGTTCGATCGCATTGATGGACCTGGCGCTGCGCCGCCGCTTCCGCTTCGAAGAGACGCCACCGCTGCCGGAAGAGATCAAGGGCGGCGACGGTAACGGCGGCGTGATCGCCGACGGCGTGCGCGTGGATCTGCCGCTGTTGCTGCGCAAGCTCAACCAGCGCATCGAGTACCTGCTCGACCGCGATCATTGCATCGGCCACGCCTATTTTCTTGAGGTGCGCTCGCTCGACGATCTGCGCGACTGTTTCCGCGATCGCATCATTCCCCTGCTGCAGGAGTACTTCTTCGACGACTGGGGCCGGATCCAGCGCGTGCTCGGCAGCATGGGCAAGGCCGATCGCTCGCCCTTCGTCGAGGCGCTGGACGTGGATGCGATCGATCTGTTCGGCGTGCACGTATCGGACCTGCCGCGCATTCCGCGCTATCGCATCGAACTGACCGACGCCTCGCAGAGCTGGTCGGCGGCCGATTTTCGCAGCCTGTATTCGCAGGGCGACGAGGACATCGACGACGACGAGGCCGAACTCGGGGACGGAGCCGAGCCGTGA
- a CDS encoding Hsp70 family protein: protein MKIGIDFGTSYSAAAALVDGDVRTIRFGDERQFRTTVYFPEAVPDPSQFELTDALEAEVEAQVRNARTQQTRAINEAQARREHAARLPAEQREAALAMIPTPAQRSEQDLRRDAVRAVRRQWLELQVREARASAASLQNAVYGEEAVEAYLSEGFGNLVQSPKSMLGYQLAPHVRQTIVGIAGYILEHIRLTAGQQLGANVRRAVLGRPVQFRSSLGAAGGDQALEIMTEAAASAGFDEVSFLEEPVAAALGYHAQSADRHRTLVVDIGGGTTDITLAEVGGPQAPVVLGSWGIARGGVDVDLSLSLSRFMPLFGKGATRVPAHHYVEAATVHDVVRQREFQRRDSYREVDAPFGPRLISLQQAGNTTRLSRAVESTKIQLSTQGDSRATLDYIERDLALASTADDLARAADPFLGNLAELLREVGAEITAELGEAPAAVFLTGGMSRAPYVRETVRECFPNARQVAGDASLGVVSGLAFAAARD from the coding sequence ATGAAGATCGGTATCGATTTCGGCACCAGCTATTCGGCCGCCGCGGCCCTCGTCGACGGCGACGTCCGCACGATCCGCTTCGGCGACGAGCGCCAGTTCCGCACCACGGTGTATTTCCCGGAAGCGGTGCCGGACCCGAGCCAGTTCGAGCTGACCGACGCGCTGGAAGCCGAGGTCGAGGCGCAGGTGCGCAATGCGCGCACCCAGCAGACCCGCGCGATCAACGAGGCGCAAGCGCGGCGCGAACACGCCGCGCGCCTGCCGGCGGAACAGCGCGAGGCGGCGCTGGCGATGATCCCGACACCGGCGCAGCGCTCCGAGCAGGACCTGCGCCGCGACGCCGTCCGCGCGGTGCGCCGGCAGTGGCTGGAACTGCAGGTGCGCGAAGCGCGCGCCTCGGCGGCCTCGTTGCAGAACGCGGTGTACGGCGAAGAAGCGGTCGAGGCCTATCTGAGCGAAGGCTTCGGCAACCTGGTGCAATCGCCCAAGTCGATGCTCGGCTACCAGCTCGCGCCGCACGTGCGCCAGACCATCGTCGGCATCGCCGGCTACATCCTCGAACACATCCGCCTGACCGCCGGCCAGCAACTCGGCGCCAACGTGCGCCGCGCCGTGCTCGGCCGCCCGGTGCAGTTCCGCAGCTCGCTCGGCGCGGCCGGCGGCGACCAGGCCCTGGAGATCATGACCGAGGCGGCAGCCAGCGCCGGCTTCGATGAGGTCAGCTTTCTCGAAGAACCGGTGGCGGCGGCGCTGGGCTATCACGCGCAGAGCGCCGATCGTCACCGCACCCTGGTCGTCGACATCGGCGGCGGCACCACCGACATCACCCTGGCCGAAGTCGGCGGTCCGCAGGCGCCGGTGGTGCTGGGCTCCTGGGGCATCGCCCGCGGCGGCGTCGACGTCGACTTGTCGCTGAGCCTGTCGCGCTTCATGCCGCTGTTCGGCAAAGGCGCGACCCGCGTGCCGGCGCACCATTACGTCGAGGCCGCGACCGTGCACGACGTGGTGCGCCAGCGCGAGTTCCAGCGCCGCGACAGTTACCGCGAAGTCGACGCGCCGTTCGGCCCGCGCCTGATTTCGCTGCAGCAGGCCGGCAACACCACGCGCCTGAGCCGCGCGGTCGAGTCGACCAAGATCCAGTTGAGCACGCAGGGCGACAGCCGCGCCACGCTGGACTACATCGAGCGCGACCTCGCCCTGGCCTCGACGGCCGACGACCTGGCCCGCGCGGCCGACCCTTTCCTCGGCAACCTGGCCGAACTGCTGCGCGAGGTCGGTGCCGAAATTACCGCCGAGCTGGGCGAAGCCCCGGCCGCGGTGTTCCTGACCGGCGGCATGTCGCGCGCGCCCTACGTGCGCGAAACCGTGCGCGAGTGTTTCCCGAACGCGCGCCAGGTCGCCGGCGACGCCTCGCTCGGCGTGGTCTCGGGGCTGGCGTTCGCGGCGGCGCGGGACTGA
- a CDS encoding N-acetylmuramoyl-L-alanine amidase family protein: protein MTDENKGYPTGTRRSQGRSNAGRPPLLSVMASACIVAATLAVQSPLAAAQAKPDGQVVAPLGSGKAAATFASKDRLKIEAMLTDELQRVVDRQKRLEGQGKIVRVKASLDITSKALVIDLSRAYVPKFNGGRFEDQQHELAMVAMSILSGTIAVDEVRFLFDGKSIYKYFPQDEIAPRQPKATTVEPADLVVVSAAHGYYFHYEDNTWRLQRPAPQGVYEDLITQYLAQHLEGYLGARSAANLGIPRSHLSDTHVPSGHPWWKMSARTYLESQFPDNPTMWSTSDNQGDDRQYDQDINARPKFANHINATALLSIHTNADDGSGTARGTIVAYHTGRETSRALGSSVLCYMAEQIHAVPGYGSFPVAAAPTGYTNKGENELAHMPAIIVETAFHTNATDAAALQDTNFQKGAMRGVEKGYRMWRQGKPCTAQAIASIPAATGYINTAFPVTVNFQGYPQLPVKAETKVVSCPATWNCSNMVKSTTMLSQTQLQYQILCTSPNQVADASFTVDTTLVDADGVRTQPVRNTYTCKWPAT from the coding sequence GTGACTGATGAAAATAAAGGATATCCGACCGGTACGCGTCGTTCGCAGGGGCGTTCGAATGCAGGTCGCCCGCCGTTGCTGAGTGTCATGGCATCGGCCTGCATCGTGGCGGCGACGCTGGCCGTGCAGAGCCCGCTTGCGGCAGCCCAAGCGAAGCCGGATGGCCAAGTCGTAGCGCCGCTGGGCAGCGGCAAGGCGGCGGCGACCTTTGCAAGCAAGGATCGACTCAAGATAGAGGCGATGCTGACCGACGAATTGCAGCGCGTCGTCGATCGACAGAAACGTCTGGAGGGGCAGGGCAAGATCGTTCGTGTCAAAGCGAGCCTCGACATAACCAGCAAGGCTCTCGTCATCGATCTGAGCCGGGCCTATGTGCCGAAGTTCAACGGCGGCCGCTTCGAAGACCAGCAGCACGAGCTGGCGATGGTCGCGATGTCGATTCTGAGTGGAACGATCGCCGTCGATGAGGTCAGATTCCTGTTCGACGGAAAGAGTATCTACAAGTATTTTCCGCAAGACGAAATTGCGCCGAGACAGCCCAAAGCCACGACGGTAGAGCCGGCCGACCTGGTGGTCGTGTCCGCGGCGCATGGGTATTACTTCCACTATGAAGATAATACTTGGAGGCTTCAGCGTCCGGCTCCCCAGGGAGTCTACGAGGACTTAATTACGCAGTATTTGGCTCAGCATCTTGAGGGGTATTTGGGCGCGCGTTCGGCGGCCAACCTGGGTATCCCGCGTAGCCATCTCAGCGATACGCACGTTCCTTCAGGCCACCCGTGGTGGAAGATGTCGGCGCGCACTTACCTGGAGAGCCAGTTTCCGGATAACCCCACCATGTGGAGCACTTCCGATAATCAAGGCGACGATCGTCAGTACGATCAAGACATCAATGCCCGCCCTAAATTCGCCAACCATATCAATGCGACCGCCCTGCTCAGCATCCATACGAATGCCGACGACGGCAGTGGAACTGCGCGCGGAACCATCGTCGCCTACCATACCGGTCGCGAGACCAGTCGGGCGCTCGGCAGCAGTGTCCTGTGCTACATGGCGGAACAGATTCATGCGGTGCCTGGCTACGGCAGCTTTCCTGTCGCGGCCGCTCCGACCGGATACACCAATAAAGGCGAGAACGAACTGGCGCATATGCCGGCGATCATCGTCGAAACCGCCTTTCACACCAACGCGACCGATGCTGCGGCCCTTCAGGATACGAATTTCCAGAAGGGCGCGATGAGAGGCGTGGAAAAGGGCTATCGCATGTGGCGCCAAGGCAAGCCTTGCACGGCACAGGCGATCGCCTCGATCCCGGCCGCTACCGGCTACATCAATACCGCCTTCCCCGTAACGGTCAACTTCCAGGGCTATCCGCAGCTGCCGGTCAAGGCCGAAACGAAAGTCGTGAGCTGTCCGGCGACCTGGAACTGCAGCAACATGGTGAAGTCGACGACGATGCTGTCGCAGACGCAGTTGCAATACCAGATTCTCTGCACGAGTCCGAACCAGGTGGCCGACGCTTCCTTCACCGTCGATACCACGCTGGTCGACGCGGACGGCGTGCGTACACAGCCGGTTCGCAACACCTATACCTGCAAATGGCCGGCGACGTAG
- a CDS encoding DEAD/DEAH box helicase, whose amino-acid sequence MAQADEAVDARHGGALADRLQRRYRGRITGRFTLPGREGRYAPLPEALPEPLKAALRARGIDRLYSHQAEAWDAAQAGEDVAVVTPTASGKSLCYTLPVLAAAMTQGAKALYLFPTKALAQDQVAELLELNRAGDLGVKAFTFDGDTPGDARQAIRLHGDIVVSNPDMLHQAILPHHTKWAQFFENLRYIVIDEIHTYRGVFGSHVADVLRRLKRICAFYGVAPQFILCSATIGNPQAHAQALIERPVRAILESGAPTGDKHVLLWNPPVVNADLGLRASARSQSNRIARIAIKAGLKTLVFAQTRLMVEVLTKYLKDVFDHDPRKPARIRAYRGGYLPSERREAERAMRDGRIDGIVSTSALELGVDIGSLDVVVLNGYPGSVAATWQRFGRAGRRQQPSLGVLVANSQPLDQYVVRHPDFFADAPPEHARIAPDQPLILFDHIRCAAFELPFQHGEAFGPIDPEVYLQALAETGVVHREGERWEWIADSYPANAVSLRSVADGNFVVVDRSDGRQAIIAEVDYSAAALTLYEGAIHMIQSLPYQVERLDWEGRKAYVTRTQVDYYTDSIDYTKLKVLDRFDGGEAGRGDSHHGEVHVVRRVAGYKKIRYYTHENIGYGPVNLPDQELHTTAVWWQLPQGVLLSRFDSKQDALDGFLGAAHALHVVATVAVMADARDLQKSVGNGDGAWFATQDAGGRGQLRGAGNELVPGSAMAALEVQQFVPTVYLYDNFPGGVGLSEPLWLRQAELVTRARELIERCDCRAGCPACVGPILAVDETRSENTPKSLARQVLSLLGEGEAA is encoded by the coding sequence CTGGCTCAGGCCGACGAAGCCGTCGACGCCCGCCACGGCGGCGCGCTCGCCGACCGCCTGCAACGCCGCTACCGCGGGCGCATCACCGGCCGTTTCACTCTGCCCGGCCGCGAGGGCCGCTATGCGCCGCTGCCGGAGGCCTTACCGGAACCGCTCAAGGCGGCGTTGCGCGCGCGTGGCATCGACCGCCTCTACAGCCACCAGGCCGAGGCCTGGGACGCCGCCCAGGCCGGCGAAGACGTCGCCGTGGTCACGCCGACGGCATCCGGCAAGTCGCTGTGCTACACCCTGCCGGTGCTGGCCGCGGCAATGACCCAGGGCGCCAAGGCGCTGTACCTGTTCCCGACCAAGGCGCTGGCCCAGGACCAGGTCGCCGAACTGCTGGAGCTCAACCGCGCCGGCGACCTCGGGGTCAAGGCCTTCACCTTCGACGGCGACACCCCCGGCGATGCGCGCCAGGCGATCCGCCTGCACGGCGACATCGTCGTCTCCAACCCGGACATGCTGCACCAGGCCATCCTGCCGCATCACACCAAGTGGGCGCAGTTCTTCGAGAACCTGCGCTACATCGTCATCGACGAAATCCACACCTACCGCGGCGTGTTCGGCAGCCACGTCGCCGACGTGCTGCGCCGGCTCAAGCGCATCTGCGCTTTCTACGGCGTCGCGCCGCAGTTCATCCTGTGCTCGGCGACGATCGGCAATCCGCAGGCGCATGCGCAGGCACTGATCGAACGCCCGGTGCGCGCGATCCTCGAATCCGGCGCGCCGACCGGCGACAAGCACGTGCTGCTGTGGAACCCGCCGGTGGTCAATGCCGATCTCGGCCTGCGCGCCTCGGCGCGTTCGCAGAGCAACCGCATCGCCCGCATCGCCATCAAGGCCGGGCTCAAGACCTTGGTGTTCGCCCAGACCCGGCTGATGGTCGAGGTGCTGACCAAATACCTCAAGGACGTGTTCGACCACGACCCGCGCAAGCCGGCGCGCATCCGCGCCTACCGCGGCGGCTATCTGCCGAGCGAGCGGCGCGAGGCCGAACGGGCGATGCGCGACGGTCGTATCGACGGCATCGTGTCGACCTCGGCGCTGGAGCTCGGCGTCGACATCGGCAGCCTCGACGTGGTCGTGCTCAACGGCTACCCGGGCTCGGTCGCGGCGACCTGGCAGCGCTTCGGCCGCGCCGGGCGCCGCCAACAGCCTTCGCTCGGCGTGCTGGTGGCGAACTCGCAGCCGCTCGATCAATACGTGGTGCGGCACCCGGACTTCTTCGCCGACGCCCCGCCCGAGCATGCGCGCATCGCCCCGGACCAACCGCTGATCCTGTTCGACCACATCCGCTGCGCCGCCTTCGAACTGCCGTTCCAGCACGGCGAGGCGTTCGGCCCGATCGATCCGGAGGTGTACCTGCAGGCGCTGGCCGAGACCGGCGTGGTCCATCGCGAAGGCGAGCGCTGGGAATGGATCGCCGACAGCTACCCGGCCAATGCGGTCAGCCTGCGCTCGGTCGCCGACGGCAACTTCGTCGTGGTCGACCGCAGCGACGGCCGTCAGGCGATCATCGCCGAAGTCGATTATTCGGCCGCCGCGCTGACCTTGTACGAAGGCGCGATCCACATGATCCAGTCGCTGCCTTACCAGGTCGAACGCCTCGATTGGGAAGGCCGCAAGGCCTATGTCACCCGCACCCAGGTCGACTACTACACCGACTCGATCGACTACACCAAGCTCAAGGTGCTGGACCGCTTCGACGGCGGCGAAGCCGGGCGCGGCGACAGCCACCACGGCGAAGTGCACGTGGTGCGCCGCGTCGCCGGCTACAAGAAGATCCGCTACTACACCCACGAGAACATCGGCTACGGCCCGGTCAACCTGCCCGACCAGGAGCTGCACACCACCGCGGTGTGGTGGCAGCTGCCGCAGGGCGTGCTGCTGTCGCGGTTCGACTCGAAACAGGATGCACTGGACGGCTTTCTCGGCGCCGCGCATGCGCTGCACGTGGTCGCCACCGTCGCGGTGATGGCGGACGCGCGCGATCTGCAGAAGTCGGTCGGCAACGGCGACGGCGCCTGGTTCGCGACCCAGGACGCCGGCGGGCGCGGGCAGTTGCGCGGCGCCGGCAATGAGCTGGTGCCGGGCTCGGCGATGGCCGCGCTCGAGGTGCAGCAGTTCGTGCCGACGGTCTATCTGTACGACAACTTCCCCGGCGGCGTCGGGCTCAGCGAACCTTTGTGGCTGCGCCAGGCCGAACTGGTGACGCGCGCACGCGAACTGATCGAACGCTGCGATTGCCGCGCCGGCTGCCCGGCCTGCGTCGGCCCGATCCTGGCGGTCGACGAAACCCGTAGCGAGAACACACCGAAATCGCTGGCGCGGCAAGTGCTGAGCTTGCTCGGCGAAGGCGAGGCCGCGTGA
- a CDS encoding ribonuclease H-like domain-containing protein, whose product MSLDIAKLRLLQRQAGRAVADEGAMAPAGQANLPQPLFFKEENRGARPGEHGSVAGVAELVDLPATRSVSTLPATDINDAATRESKAPIATRPPHTDVSAPLFAKEGPGEIRSARSNTAASSLEQRERASQALHPPGSNASAPLFAKEGLGEICPPLSDTGTPLFGKDGLPEIRSARPDLDALRRLIAQRERKPGTSPLPQAPASASAARPAPAPGPIDRSVPGQEISPGLYFSEIHLRLPVPQAALSLAFAKRPDDALDPRRLMFFDTETTGLAGGTGTRAFMIGAADWHRDAVHGDGLRIRQLTIATLAAEPAMLRAFAQWLGPDTVLSSYNGRCYDAPLLNTRYRLARIANPLAGLDHVDLLFPTRRLYRGVWENCKLATIERELLRIVREDDLPGSQAPAAWLHYLRGGSSALLRRVAAHNHQDVVTLAQLMLKLVEAQAALPV is encoded by the coding sequence GTGAGCCTCGATATCGCCAAGCTGCGCTTATTGCAGCGGCAGGCGGGGCGTGCGGTCGCGGATGAAGGGGCGATGGCGCCGGCAGGTCAAGCAAATCTCCCCCAACCGCTCTTTTTCAAAGAGGAGAATCGAGGCGCTCGGCCCGGGGAACATGGCTCGGTGGCCGGGGTCGCAGAACTTGTGGATCTCCCCGCCACCCGCAGCGTTAGCACTCTGCCTGCCACGGATATCAACGACGCAGCGACTCGCGAGTCAAAGGCGCCGATAGCGACTCGCCCTCCCCACACCGACGTCAGTGCTCCCCTCTTTGCAAAAGAGGGGCCGGGGGAGATCCGCTCTGCGCGCTCCAACACCGCCGCTTCATCTCTTGAACAAAGGGAGCGTGCTTCCCAAGCGCTTCACCCTCCCGGCTCCAACGCCAGCGCTCCCCTCTTTGCAAAGGAGGGGTTGGGGGAGATTTGTCCTCCGCTCTCCGACACCGGCACTCCCCTCTTCGGAAAAGACGGGCTCCCCGAGATCCGCTCTGCGCGCCCCGACCTCGACGCCCTGCGCCGGCTGATCGCACAACGCGAACGCAAGCCGGGTACCTCGCCGTTGCCGCAGGCGCCCGCATCCGCATCCGCAGCACGGCCCGCGCCGGCGCCGGGCCCCATCGACCGCTCGGTGCCCGGCCAGGAGATCTCCCCCGGCCTCTACTTCAGCGAAATCCACCTCCGCTTGCCGGTGCCGCAGGCCGCGCTGTCGCTGGCCTTCGCCAAACGTCCCGACGACGCCCTCGACCCGCGCCGGCTGATGTTCTTCGACACCGAGACCACCGGCTTGGCCGGCGGCACCGGCACCCGCGCTTTCATGATCGGCGCGGCCGACTGGCATCGCGATGCCGTGCACGGCGACGGCCTGCGTATCCGCCAACTGACCATCGCCACCCTCGCCGCCGAGCCGGCGATGCTGCGCGCGTTCGCGCAGTGGCTGGGGCCGGACACGGTGCTGTCGAGCTACAACGGCCGCTGTTACGACGCGCCGCTGCTCAATACGCGCTACCGCCTCGCCCGCATCGCCAATCCGCTCGCCGGGCTCGACCATGTCGACCTGCTGTTCCCGACCCGGCGCCTGTATCGCGGCGTTTGGGAGAACTGCAAGTTGGCGACCATCGAACGCGAGCTGTTGCGGATCGTGCGCGAGGACGACCTGCCCGGCTCGCAGGCGCCAGCCGCGTGGCTGCATTACCTGCGCGGCGGCAGTTCGGCCTTGTTGCGTCGCGTCGCCGCGCATAACCATCAGGACGTGGTGACGCTGGCGCAGTTGATGCTGAAGCTGGTCGAGGCGCAAGCGGCCTTGCCGGTCTGA
- a CDS encoding I78 family peptidase inhibitor — protein sequence MSLFATDRLIGLRPLVCGAVLTLALAACATPIPPTNVSPSTCNAEAARWAIGRAPNADVVERARVETGSRNVRVLTPGMAATMDFQQDRLNIDVNERGAITGLRCG from the coding sequence ATGTCCCTGTTCGCCACTGACCGCCTCATCGGATTGCGACCGCTGGTTTGCGGCGCCGTCCTCACCCTCGCCCTGGCCGCCTGCGCCACGCCGATCCCGCCGACCAATGTCAGCCCGTCCACCTGCAACGCCGAAGCCGCGCGCTGGGCCATCGGCCGCGCCCCGAACGCCGACGTGGTCGAACGCGCCCGCGTCGAAACCGGCAGCCGCAACGTGCGCGTGCTGACCCCGGGCATGGCCGCGACCATGGACTTCCAGCAGGACCGCCTCAACATCGACGTCAACGAACGCGGCGCCATCACCGGCCTGCGCTGCGGCTGA
- a CDS encoding I78 family peptidase inhibitor: protein MSNRSALSQPLHRLLSGALLAASLPLAMAACAGPRPADEMPSAAVEPADAQNAGSIAPGEPSPLPSRPTCNAAAAKASLIGKTADAATVEQAKVSAGGHTVRVLKPGQMITKEYLDGRVNVHVDEKNVIVDVGCG, encoded by the coding sequence ATGTCGAACCGGTCCGCTCTCTCCCAGCCCCTGCACCGCCTGCTGTCCGGCGCGCTGCTCGCCGCGTCCCTGCCGCTGGCCATGGCCGCCTGCGCCGGCCCCCGCCCCGCCGATGAAATGCCGAGCGCCGCGGTCGAGCCGGCCGACGCTCAGAACGCCGGCAGCATCGCCCCCGGCGAACCCTCGCCGCTGCCGTCGCGCCCGACCTGCAACGCCGCGGCCGCCAAGGCCAGCCTGATCGGCAAGACCGCCGATGCAGCCACCGTCGAACAGGCGAAAGTCAGCGCCGGCGGCCACACCGTGCGCGTGCTCAAGCCGGGCCAGATGATCACCAAGGAGTACCTGGACGGCCGCGTCAATGTTCACGTCGACGAGAAGAACGTCATCGTCGACGTCGGCTGCGGTTGA